Proteins encoded within one genomic window of Bacillus sp. (in: firmicutes):
- a CDS encoding YdiK family protein, which yields MKTTPYTMALIYAAMGALFTYLAIKSAQETIWNFSTVLLMLIAAFDFSTSIRFFLYKKYIQKQKQSKDQ from the coding sequence ATGAAAACAACACCGTACACAATGGCGCTAATCTACGCAGCAATGGGGGCGCTTTTTACATATTTGGCGATTAAAAGTGCGCAGGAGACAATCTGGAACTTTTCGACTGTTTTATTAATGTTGATTGCTGCATTTGACTTTTCTACTTCGATTCGCTTTTTTCTATATAAAAAATATATTCAAAAGCAAAAGCAATCTAAGGACCAGTGA
- a CDS encoding redox-sensing transcriptional repressor Rex: MTFDKNKIPQATAKRLPLYYRFIANLHASGKQRVSSKELSDAVKVDSATIRRDFSYFGALGKKGYGYNVNYLLSFFRQTLSQDEVVNVCLIGVGNLGTAFLQYNFMKNNNSKIVMAFDVATSKVGDVIGGVPVYHMDELESKIAGELEVAILTVPAQAAQQITDRLVASGIKGILNFTPARINVPADIRIHHIDLSVELQSLIYFLKHYPLS; encoded by the coding sequence ATGACTTTTGATAAAAATAAAATACCGCAAGCGACCGCGAAACGCTTGCCGTTATATTATCGATTTATTGCAAATTTACATGCTTCAGGGAAACAGCGCGTTTCCTCAAAAGAGCTAAGTGATGCGGTAAAGGTTGATTCTGCAACGATTCGCCGTGATTTTTCTTATTTTGGGGCGCTGGGAAAAAAAGGCTATGGGTACAATGTAAACTATTTGCTATCTTTTTTTAGACAAACATTAAGCCAAGATGAAGTTGTAAATGTCTGTTTAATTGGTGTTGGCAATCTAGGAACAGCGTTTTTACAATATAATTTCATGAAAAATAATAATTCAAAGATTGTCATGGCATTTGATGTTGCTACCTCAAAAGTCGGCGATGTTATTGGCGGGGTTCCTGTCTACCATATGGATGAATTGGAGAGTAAAATCGCAGGGGAATTGGAAGTCGCCATTTTGACGGTGCCTGCACAAGCGGCTCAGCAGATAACCGATCGTCTCGTTGCATCAGGAATAAAAGGAATTTTGAATTTTACCCCAGCAAGAATAAATGTCCCAGCTGATATTAGAATTCATCATATTGATTTATCAGTAGAGCTACAGTCATTAATTTATTTTTTAAAACACTATCCGTTAAGCTAA